A single window of Nicotiana sylvestris chromosome 3, ASM39365v2, whole genome shotgun sequence DNA harbors:
- the LOC104209980 gene encoding uncharacterized protein gives MIITRNMDVQNENPNMVEENKILCSFFHGNIFILTNEEEEEEYCNYNYNNENNTSTYILDCEDYDERGRGGNNEAERAIYWESQEVLLQEILEQYSLIGSKLREGITRNVDRVKEGNVCECSNPKVEGCAKCLRRRVVHQLCEKGFNACLCTSIWKHTSKMPGGRHEYIEVIASTQGRKKKIPFLIELEFQDEFKMAKACKEYRKLISQLPEVFIGKSEHLNAIIRLMCDAAKKLTEQQRIHLGPWRKRNFMQMKWSANNSNTTAERRVVNNTIDQQTLSKLRLNISPRQEVVLNDVRPGLEFAAATAVKVA, from the exons ATGATCATTACAAGAAACATGGATGTTCAAAATGAAAATCCAaatatggtagaagaaaataAGATCCTATGCAGTTTCTTTCATGGAAATATCTTTATACTtacaaatgaagaagaagaagaagaatactgCAATTACAATTATAATAATGAAAATAATACCTCTACTTATATATTAGATTGTGAGGATTATGATGAAAGAGGAAGAGGTGGAAACAATGAGGCAGAAAGAGCTATCTATTGGGAATCACAAGAAGTCTTGCTGCAG GAAATTTTGGAGCAATATAGCTTGATTGGATCAAAACTACGAGAAGGGATAACAAGAAATGTTGATAGAGTTAAAGAGGGAAATGTTTGTGAATGTTCAAATCCAAAAGTAGAAGGATGTGCTAAGTGCCTAAGGAGAAGAGTGGTACATCAGCTTTGTGAAAAAGGATTCAATGCATGTCTTTGTACTTCAATATGGAAACACACCTCAAAGATGCCAGGAG GTAGACATGAATACATAGAAGTGATAGCAAGCACacaaggaagaaagaagaaaatccCATTCTTGATAGAATTGGAATTTCAAGATGAATTCAAGATGGCAAAAGCATGCAAAGAATACAGAAAACTGATAAGCCAATTGCCGGAGGTTTTCATAGGCAAATCCGAGCACTTAAACGCCATTATTCGGTTGATGTGTGATGCAGCCAAGAAATTAACAGAACAACAAAGAATCCATTTGGGACCCTGGAGAAAGAGGAATTTCATGCAGATGAAATGGTCAGCTAATAATTCAAATACTACGGCAGAAAGGAGAGTAGTTAATAATACTATTGATCAACAAACTTTGAGTAAACTAAGGTTGAATATTTCACCAAGGCAAGAAGTAGTCTTGAATGATGTTAGGCCTGGTTTGGAGTTTGCTGCTGCAACTGCTGTCAAAGTTGCATAA